The Streptomyces sp. NBC_01775 genome includes a region encoding these proteins:
- a CDS encoding carbon starvation CstA family protein, translating into MLALARGEEISAAWMVAAALGSYAIGYRFYSRFIVTRVLRVDKSRATPAERLNNGIDFHPTDRRVLLGHHFAAIAGAGPLVGPVLAAQMGYLPGTIWIVVGVIFAGAVQDMVTLFFSMRRDGKSLGQMAREEIGPVGGAAALLAVFAIMIILLAVLALVIVNALAESPWGTFSIGMTIPIALFMGFYLRVLRPGRVTEVSLIGVALLLLALVSGRWVAESSWADTFTLEPSTLVIWIVAYSFVASILPVWMLLAPRDYLSTFMKIGTIGLLAVGVIVTLPTLKMEGITDFAGVGNGPVFAGSLFPFVFITIACGALSGFHALISSGTTPKMIQKETQVRMIGYGSMLMESFVAIMAMVAACIIDPGLYFAMNAPAGVIGDNVQAASEAVKGFGYTISPDQLAAAAKAVEEQSLLSRTGGAPTLAIGVSEIFSKVVGGGGMKAFWYHFAIMFEALFILTALDAGTRVGRFMLQDMLGNVYKPFRRVSWWPGLLVSSAVVVALWGYFLWVGVHEPLGGINQLFPLFGIANQLLAAVALAVCTTLLVKSGRLKWAWVTAVPLVWDAVVTLTASWQKVFSSDPKVGFFQQRSNYQDAIDQGKILPPAKTMDDMHTVVTNSTVDGVLSALFAVLVIVVLADSARTCLRAIRDPESAKLTEAPYVESKLIAPAGLVATKEEKAEQAAGAGSAGEGAAR; encoded by the coding sequence ATGCTCGCGCTGGCGCGCGGGGAGGAGATCTCGGCGGCCTGGATGGTCGCCGCCGCGCTCGGCTCCTACGCCATCGGATACCGCTTCTACTCGCGCTTCATCGTCACCCGCGTCCTGCGCGTCGACAAGTCGCGGGCCACACCCGCCGAGCGGCTCAACAACGGGATCGACTTCCACCCCACCGACCGGCGGGTGCTGCTCGGCCACCACTTCGCCGCGATCGCGGGCGCCGGGCCGCTGGTCGGGCCCGTCCTCGCCGCGCAGATGGGATATCTGCCGGGCACCATCTGGATCGTCGTCGGCGTGATCTTCGCGGGCGCCGTGCAGGACATGGTGACCCTCTTCTTCTCGATGCGGCGGGACGGCAAGTCGCTGGGGCAGATGGCGCGCGAGGAGATCGGCCCGGTCGGCGGGGCCGCCGCGCTGCTCGCCGTCTTCGCGATCATGATCATCCTGCTCGCCGTGCTGGCGCTGGTCATCGTCAACGCGCTGGCCGAGTCGCCCTGGGGCACGTTCTCGATCGGCATGACCATTCCGATCGCCCTGTTCATGGGCTTCTACCTGCGGGTGCTGCGGCCCGGACGGGTCACCGAGGTCTCCCTCATCGGTGTCGCGCTGCTGCTGCTCGCGCTGGTGTCCGGGCGGTGGGTCGCCGAGTCGTCCTGGGCGGACACCTTCACGCTGGAGCCCAGCACGCTGGTCATCTGGATCGTGGCCTACAGCTTCGTCGCCTCCATCCTGCCGGTGTGGATGCTGCTGGCGCCGCGCGACTATCTGTCGACGTTCATGAAGATCGGCACCATCGGCCTGCTGGCCGTCGGCGTCATCGTCACGCTGCCCACCCTCAAGATGGAGGGCATCACCGACTTCGCCGGCGTCGGGAACGGGCCCGTGTTCGCCGGCTCGCTCTTCCCGTTCGTCTTCATCACCATCGCCTGCGGCGCCCTGTCCGGCTTCCACGCGCTGATCTCCTCGGGCACCACCCCGAAGATGATCCAGAAGGAGACGCAGGTCCGGATGATCGGCTACGGCTCCATGCTGATGGAGTCGTTCGTCGCGATCATGGCGATGGTCGCCGCCTGCATCATCGACCCCGGGCTCTACTTCGCGATGAACGCCCCGGCCGGTGTCATCGGCGACAACGTGCAGGCCGCCTCCGAGGCCGTGAAGGGCTTCGGTTACACCATTTCCCCGGACCAGTTGGCGGCGGCGGCCAAGGCCGTGGAGGAGCAGTCCCTGCTCTCGCGTACGGGCGGTGCCCCGACCCTGGCCATCGGCGTCTCGGAGATCTTCTCCAAGGTCGTGGGCGGCGGCGGCATGAAGGCGTTCTGGTATCACTTCGCCATCATGTTCGAGGCGCTGTTCATCCTGACGGCGCTCGACGCCGGTACCCGCGTGGGCCGCTTCATGCTCCAGGACATGCTGGGCAACGTCTACAAGCCGTTCCGGCGGGTCAGCTGGTGGCCGGGGCTGCTGGTCTCCAGTGCGGTGGTCGTGGCGCTGTGGGGCTACTTCCTGTGGGTCGGCGTGCACGAGCCCCTCGGCGGGATCAACCAGCTCTTCCCGCTCTTCGGCATCGCCAACCAGCTCCTGGCGGCCGTCGCGCTGGCGGTCTGTACGACGCTGCTGGTCAAGTCCGGGCGGCTCAAGTGGGCCTGGGTGACGGCCGTTCCGCTGGTGTGGGACGCGGTGGTCACGCTGACGGCGAGCTGGCAGAAGGTCTTCTCCAGCGACCCGAAGGTGGGCTTCTTCCAGCAGCGCTCCAATTACCAGGACGCCATCGACCAGGGCAAGATCCTCCCGCCCGCCAAGACGATGGACGACATGCACACCGTCGTCACCAACTCCACGGTGGACGGCGTGCTCTCCGCGCTCTTCGCCGTGCTGGTGATCGTCGTCCTGGCGGACTCCGCCCGCACCTGCCTGCGCGCGATCCGCGACCCGGAGAGCGCGAAGCTGACGGAGGCGCCGTACGTGGAGTCGAAGCTGATCGCTCCGGCGGGGCTGGTGGCCACGAAGGAGGAGAAGGCCGAGCAGGCCGCCGGCGCCGGGAGCGCCGGGGAGGGGGCCGCGCGGTGA
- a CDS encoding GntR family transcriptional regulator — MGTEGGGGTPAAAETGSAAGNGSAARTARVPKYYRLKRHLLEMTETLPPGTPVPPERTLASEFDTSRTTVRQALQELVVEGRLERIQGKGTFVAKPKVSQALQLTSYTEDMRAQGLEPTSQLLDIGYVTADDRLAALLDIPAGGRVLRIERLRLASGEPMAIETTHLSQKRFPALRRSLVKYSSLYTALAEVYDIHLAEAEETIETSLATPREAGLLGTDVGLPMLMLSRHSRDSDGEPVEWVRSVYRGDRYKFVANLQRPVR; from the coding sequence ATGGGCACGGAAGGGGGCGGCGGCACGCCGGCCGCCGCGGAGACCGGGTCCGCCGCGGGCAACGGGTCGGCGGCCCGCACCGCCCGCGTGCCCAAGTACTACCGTCTGAAGCGGCACTTGCTGGAGATGACCGAGACGCTGCCGCCCGGCACGCCGGTGCCCCCCGAGCGCACCCTGGCCAGCGAGTTCGACACCTCGCGCACCACCGTGCGCCAGGCCCTCCAGGAGCTGGTCGTCGAGGGGCGCCTGGAGCGCATCCAGGGCAAGGGCACCTTTGTGGCGAAGCCCAAGGTCTCCCAGGCGCTGCAACTCACCTCGTACACCGAGGACATGCGCGCCCAGGGCCTGGAGCCCACCTCGCAGCTCCTGGACATCGGCTACGTCACCGCCGACGACCGGCTCGCGGCGCTGCTGGACATCCCCGCGGGCGGGCGCGTGCTGCGCATCGAGCGGCTGCGGCTGGCCAGCGGTGAACCGATGGCCATAGAGACCACCCATCTGTCCCAGAAGCGCTTCCCCGCGCTGCGCCGCAGCCTGGTGAAGTACTCCTCCCTCTACACGGCACTGGCCGAGGTGTACGACATCCACCTCGCCGAGGCCGAGGAGACCATCGAGACCTCGCTGGCCACCCCGCGCGAGGCCGGGCTGCTGGGCACGGATGTGGGGCTGCCGATGCTGATGCTCTCCCGGCACTCGCGCGACAGCGACGGCGAGCCGGTGGAGTGGGTGCGCTCGGTCTATCGCGGCGACCGCTACAAGTTCGTGGCCAACCTCCAGCGCCCGGTGCGGTGA
- a CDS encoding DUF3311 domain-containing protein encodes MSAPPPTAGRKHPVVTPARTVAGLCLLAPFAGILWVDSYARVEPTLIGIPFFYWYQMLWVLISALLTVVAYRIVRREQAAAPVQAESPRTPESGEER; translated from the coding sequence ATGTCCGCACCACCCCCAACAGCCGGGAGAAAACACCCGGTTGTGACCCCCGCGCGCACAGTGGCGGGACTCTGCCTCCTCGCGCCTTTCGCCGGAATTCTGTGGGTGGATTCCTATGCCCGCGTCGAGCCGACCCTGATAGGAATCCCGTTCTTCTACTGGTACCAGATGCTCTGGGTGCTGATCTCGGCCCTGCTCACCGTCGTCGCGTACCGGATCGTGCGCCGCGAGCAGGCCGCAGCGCCGGTTCAGGCGGAATCGCCGCGTACCCCCGAAAGCGGTGAGGAGCGGTGA
- the mctP gene encoding monocarboxylate uptake permease MctP, whose protein sequence is MNGGVNGVALAVFIFFFVAVTVMGFLAARWRKAENEHSLDEWGLGGRSFGTWITWFLLGGDLYTAYTFVAVPAAIYAAGASGFFAVPYTILVYPLIFTFLPRLWSVSHRHGYVTTSDFVRGRFGSKGLSLAVALTGILATMPYIALQLVGIQAVLDVMGVGGSESTHWFIKDLPLLIAFGVLAAYTYSSGLRAPALIAFVKDGLIYLVIAVAIIYIPIKLGGFHEIFERAGHAFAEKNPATGKPRGELASGENAQWAYATLAFGSALALFMYPHSITATLSSKNRNVIRRNTTILPLYSLMLGFLALLGFMAIAAGIKVENNQLAIPQLFETMFPDWFTGVAFAAIGIGALVPAAIMSIAAANLFTRNIYKDFIRPDATPAQETKVSKLVSLLVKVGALVFVLGMDKTVAINFQLLGGIWILQTFPALVGGLFTRWFHRWALLAGWAVGMVYGTVAAYGVASPTQKHFGGSNALIPGIKEIGYIGVTAFVLNVLVTVVLTVALRAVGAPDGVDETRPEDYTADAPDQRPAGPVHAEAPSAAGAAPSGPASSTAPAATGAD, encoded by the coding sequence GTGAACGGCGGCGTGAACGGCGTCGCACTCGCCGTCTTCATCTTCTTCTTCGTGGCCGTCACGGTCATGGGATTCCTCGCCGCGCGCTGGCGCAAGGCCGAGAACGAGCACAGCCTGGACGAATGGGGCCTCGGCGGCAGGAGTTTCGGCACCTGGATCACCTGGTTCCTGCTGGGCGGCGACCTGTATACGGCCTACACCTTCGTCGCCGTACCCGCCGCCATCTACGCGGCGGGCGCCTCGGGATTCTTCGCCGTCCCGTACACGATTCTCGTCTATCCCCTCATCTTCACCTTCCTGCCGCGCCTGTGGTCCGTCTCGCACCGCCACGGATACGTCACGACCTCGGACTTCGTCCGCGGCAGGTTCGGCTCCAAGGGCCTCTCACTGGCCGTGGCGCTCACCGGAATCCTGGCGACGATGCCGTACATCGCCCTCCAACTGGTGGGAATCCAGGCGGTACTGGACGTCATGGGCGTGGGCGGCTCCGAGTCCACCCACTGGTTCATCAAGGACCTGCCGCTGCTCATCGCCTTCGGCGTGCTTGCCGCCTACACCTACTCCTCCGGGCTGCGCGCTCCCGCGCTGATCGCGTTCGTCAAGGACGGGCTGATCTACCTCGTCATCGCGGTCGCCATCATCTACATCCCCATCAAGCTCGGCGGATTCCACGAGATCTTCGAGCGGGCGGGGCACGCCTTCGCCGAGAAGAACCCCGCGACCGGAAAACCACGCGGTGAACTCGCCAGCGGCGAGAACGCCCAGTGGGCCTACGCCACCCTCGCCTTCGGCTCCGCGCTCGCGCTCTTCATGTATCCGCACTCGATCACGGCCACGCTCTCCAGCAAGAACCGCAACGTGATCCGCAGGAACACCACGATCCTGCCGCTGTACTCGCTGATGCTGGGATTCCTCGCACTGCTCGGCTTCATGGCGATCGCCGCGGGAATCAAGGTCGAAAACAACCAGCTCGCCATTCCGCAGCTCTTCGAGACGATGTTCCCCGACTGGTTCACCGGAGTCGCCTTCGCCGCCATCGGCATCGGCGCCCTGGTGCCCGCCGCGATCATGTCGATCGCGGCGGCGAACCTGTTCACGCGCAACATCTACAAGGACTTCATCCGGCCCGACGCCACCCCCGCGCAGGAGACGAAGGTCTCCAAGCTGGTGTCGCTGCTGGTGAAGGTCGGCGCGCTCGTCTTCGTCCTCGGCATGGACAAGACCGTCGCCATCAACTTCCAGCTCCTGGGCGGCATCTGGATCCTCCAGACCTTCCCCGCGCTGGTGGGCGGCCTGTTCACCCGCTGGTTCCACCGGTGGGCGCTGCTGGCGGGCTGGGCCGTGGGCATGGTCTACGGCACCGTCGCCGCGTACGGCGTCGCCAGCCCGACCCAGAAGCACTTCGGCGGCAGCAACGCGCTGATCCCCGGCATCAAGGAGATCGGCTACATCGGAGTGACCGCGTTCGTGCTGAACGTCCTGGTCACCGTCGTCCTGACGGTGGCGCTCCGCGCCGTGGGGGCGCCGGACGGTGTGGACGAGACCCGGCCCGAGGACTACACGGCGGACGCGCCCGACCAGCGCCCCGCAGGCCCGGTACACGCCGAGGCGCCTTCGGCAGCCGGAGCCGCCCCGTCCGGTCCGGCGTCCTCCACCGCTCCCGCGGCCACCGGGGCCGACTGA
- a CDS encoding GNAT family N-acetyltransferase encodes MDITVRRAREQEYAEAGELTAAAYLDGGLLDFGAEDPYLERLRDAAGRAAHAELLVAQDDTGTLLGTVTFVGGGGPFAERAGAGEGEFRMLAVRAEARGRGVGEALVTACVERARARKLTALVLSTQHRMLPAHRLYERLGFARTPSRDWSPVPGLPALWAYVLAL; translated from the coding sequence ATGGATATCACGGTCAGAAGGGCACGCGAACAGGAGTACGCCGAAGCCGGGGAGTTGACGGCCGCGGCGTATCTCGACGGAGGACTGCTGGACTTCGGCGCGGAGGACCCTTACCTGGAGCGCCTGCGGGACGCGGCCGGACGCGCGGCGCACGCGGAACTGCTTGTCGCGCAGGACGACACGGGCACGCTGCTGGGCACCGTCACCTTCGTCGGCGGCGGCGGGCCCTTCGCGGAGCGCGCGGGCGCCGGTGAGGGCGAGTTCCGGATGCTCGCCGTACGTGCCGAGGCCCGGGGGCGCGGGGTGGGCGAGGCGCTGGTGACCGCCTGCGTCGAGCGGGCGCGAGCCCGGAAGCTCACCGCGCTCGTACTCTCCACCCAGCACCGGATGCTGCCCGCACACCGGCTGTACGAGCGCCTGGGATTCGCGCGGACTCCCTCCCGCGACTGGTCGCCGGTGCCCGGCCTCCCGGCACTGTGGGCATACGTGCTGGCGCTGTGA
- a CDS encoding ribonucleoside-diphosphate reductase subunit alpha, translating into MTIAPTVPAPSQTDAVPESDPSGTGDPSGTPRSGGDPAAESLRSTLAALTADLPAAVPGPVEAAALRGRAPQASAAELRTLAIESAAGLISEEPSYSRLAARLLTLAIRDEAASQGVTSFSGSVALGHAEGLIADGTAEFVAAHAARLDALVETAVEDGADDRFGYFGLRTVHSRYLLRHPTTRVPVETPQHFLLRVACGLAADGSERALEEVAELYALTSSLAYLPSSPTLFNSGTRHPQMSSCYLLDSPMDELDSIYERYHQVARLSKHAGGIGLSYSRIRARGSLIRGTNGHSNGIVPFLRTLDSSVAAVNQGGRRKGAACVYLETWHADIEEFLELRDNTGEEARRTHNLNLAHWIPDEFMRRVAADEEWSLLSPSDAPELVDLWGEEFDAAYRKAEAEGRYLKRLPARQLYGAMMRTLAQTGNGWMTFKDTSNRTANQTAEHGHTVHSSNLCTEILEVTDDGETAVCNLGSVNLAAHLGEAGAMDWERLDATVRTAVTFLDRVVDINFYPTTQAASSNSRWRPVGLGMMGLQDVFFRLGLPFDSAEARELSTRIAERVMLAAYETSADLAERHGPHAAWEHTRTARGVLHPDHYPNAEPHWTDRWAALRARIAATGMRNSLLLAIAPTATIASIAGVYECIEPQVSNLFKRETLSGEFLQVNAYLVEELKRLGLWDGRAREALREANGSVQDLEWVPEHVRALYRTAWELPQRALIDMAAARTPYLDQSQSLNLFLASPTIGKLSSMYAYAWKSGIKTTYYLRSRPATRIAQAATSLPQQPSVPQQTTGAPTEDAVACSLENPESCEACQ; encoded by the coding sequence GTGACCATCGCACCGACCGTACCGGCACCCAGTCAGACGGATGCCGTACCGGAGAGCGACCCATCAGGCACAGGCGACCCGTCCGGCACGCCCCGGAGCGGCGGGGACCCGGCCGCCGAGAGCCTGCGCAGCACGCTCGCCGCCCTCACCGCCGACCTCCCCGCCGCCGTCCCCGGCCCCGTCGAGGCCGCCGCGCTGCGCGGCCGGGCACCGCAGGCGTCCGCCGCTGAACTGCGCACCCTGGCCATCGAGTCGGCCGCGGGGCTCATCAGCGAGGAGCCCTCCTACTCCCGCCTGGCCGCCCGGCTGCTGACCCTCGCGATCCGCGACGAGGCGGCCTCCCAGGGCGTCACCTCGTTCTCCGGGTCGGTGGCGCTGGGGCACGCCGAGGGCCTGATCGCGGACGGCACGGCGGAGTTCGTCGCCGCGCACGCCGCCCGGCTGGACGCGCTGGTCGAGACGGCCGTGGAGGACGGCGCCGACGACCGGTTCGGCTACTTCGGACTGCGCACGGTGCACTCGCGCTATCTCCTGCGCCACCCCACCACCCGGGTGCCCGTCGAGACGCCTCAGCACTTTTTGCTGCGGGTGGCGTGCGGGCTCGCCGCCGACGGCTCCGAGCGGGCTCTGGAGGAGGTCGCCGAGCTGTACGCGCTCACCAGTTCGCTGGCGTATCTCCCCTCCTCGCCCACCCTGTTCAACTCCGGCACCCGCCACCCGCAGATGTCCTCCTGCTATCTGCTGGACTCCCCCATGGACGAGCTGGACTCGATCTACGAGCGCTACCACCAGGTCGCACGGCTGTCCAAGCACGCGGGCGGCATCGGGCTCTCGTACTCACGAATCCGCGCGCGGGGCTCGCTCATCCGGGGGACGAACGGGCACTCCAACGGCATCGTCCCGTTCCTGCGCACGCTCGACTCCTCGGTCGCCGCCGTCAACCAGGGCGGCCGGCGCAAGGGCGCGGCCTGCGTCTACCTGGAGACCTGGCACGCCGACATCGAGGAGTTCCTGGAGCTGCGCGACAACACCGGCGAGGAGGCACGCCGGACCCACAATCTCAACCTCGCGCACTGGATCCCGGACGAGTTCATGCGCCGGGTGGCCGCCGACGAGGAGTGGTCGCTGCTCTCCCCCTCGGACGCGCCCGAGCTGGTCGACCTGTGGGGCGAGGAGTTCGACGCCGCCTACCGCAAGGCCGAGGCCGAGGGCCGCTACCTCAAGCGGCTGCCCGCGCGGCAGCTCTACGGCGCGATGATGCGCACCCTGGCGCAGACCGGCAACGGCTGGATGACGTTCAAGGACACCTCCAACCGCACCGCCAACCAGACCGCCGAGCACGGGCACACCGTGCACTCCTCGAACCTGTGCACGGAGATCCTGGAGGTCACCGACGACGGCGAGACCGCCGTGTGCAACCTCGGCTCCGTCAACCTCGCGGCCCACCTGGGCGAGGCCGGCGCGATGGACTGGGAGCGGCTGGACGCCACCGTGCGGACGGCGGTGACCTTCCTGGACCGCGTCGTGGACATCAACTTCTACCCGACGACGCAGGCCGCGAGCTCCAACTCCCGCTGGCGGCCGGTGGGTCTGGGCATGATGGGGCTCCAGGACGTCTTCTTCCGGCTCGGGCTGCCGTTCGACTCGGCCGAGGCCCGCGAGCTGTCCACCCGGATCGCCGAGCGCGTCATGCTCGCCGCCTACGAGACCTCGGCCGACCTCGCCGAGCGGCACGGCCCGCACGCCGCCTGGGAGCACACCCGTACGGCCCGTGGCGTGCTGCACCCGGACCACTACCCGAACGCCGAGCCGCACTGGACGGACCGCTGGGCGGCGCTGCGTGCCCGTATCGCGGCGACCGGCATGCGCAACTCCCTGCTGCTGGCCATCGCCCCGACCGCGACCATCGCGTCCATCGCGGGCGTCTACGAGTGCATCGAGCCGCAGGTCTCCAACCTCTTCAAGCGCGAGACCCTCAGCGGCGAGTTCCTCCAGGTGAACGCCTATCTGGTGGAGGAGCTGAAGCGGCTGGGGCTGTGGGACGGGCGGGCCAGGGAGGCGCTGCGCGAGGCCAACGGCTCGGTGCAGGACCTGGAGTGGGTGCCCGAGCACGTGCGCGCGCTGTACCGCACGGCGTGGGAGCTGCCCCAGCGCGCCCTGATCGACATGGCGGCGGCCCGCACCCCGTACCTGGACCAGAGCCAGTCGCTGAACCTGTTCCTGGCCTCGCCCACCATCGGGAAGCTCTCCTCGATGTACGCGTACGCCTGGAAGAGCGGCATCAAGACCACGTACTACCTGCGCTCGCGCCCCGCGACGCGTATCGCGCAGGCGGCCACCTCCCTGCCCCAGCAGCCTTCCGTGCCCCAGCAGACGACGGGCGCCCCCACCGAGGACGCCGTCGCCTGCTCCCTGGAAAACCCCGAGTCCTGCGAGGCATGCCAATAA
- a CDS encoding extracellular solute-binding protein, translating into MKRGLIAAAGVAALVVNVAACGSDDGDKSGPDSFKGQTLTLWAMDGSTPKQWEKDVRAAFEKKTGAKLKLEVQQWNGIQQKITTALSESDPPDVIEVGNTQTPAYAKTGGLADLSDLKKGVGADWTPSINKSAVYDGKQYAAPWFAVNRTVIYNKKIWADAGIKGTPKTRDEFFDALDRIEKKTDAEPIYMPGQNWYFFDGLLIAGDADLVKKKGGKWVSNLSDLKVGKAMETYKKYASYSQAPKDKDEATPQQAEVFAKGKTGAFIGLSWEAATAIENNKKIEKDIGYFTIPGETAGKPEGVFLGGSNLAIAAGSEKQELAKEFLKIAMSDKFEGALAKEGGVIPNKDALQGRLKGNPAAEAAAPAVADGGLTPLIPEWAGVENPPNPIKTYMTSVLKGKSHGAAAKGVEGELNKRLSQKQ; encoded by the coding sequence GTGAAACGTGGACTCATAGCCGCGGCCGGTGTCGCGGCGTTGGTGGTGAACGTCGCGGCCTGTGGGTCCGACGACGGCGACAAGTCCGGGCCCGACAGCTTCAAGGGTCAGACCCTCACGCTCTGGGCGATGGACGGCTCGACGCCCAAGCAGTGGGAGAAGGACGTACGCGCCGCCTTCGAGAAGAAGACCGGAGCCAAGCTCAAGCTTGAGGTCCAGCAGTGGAACGGCATCCAGCAGAAGATCACCACCGCCCTGTCCGAGTCCGACCCGCCCGACGTGATCGAGGTCGGCAACACCCAGACCCCCGCCTACGCCAAGACCGGCGGACTCGCCGACCTCAGTGACCTGAAGAAGGGGGTCGGCGCGGACTGGACCCCCTCCATCAACAAGTCGGCGGTCTACGACGGAAAGCAGTACGCCGCCCCCTGGTTCGCCGTCAACCGTACGGTCATCTACAACAAGAAGATCTGGGCCGACGCGGGCATCAAGGGCACCCCCAAGACCCGCGACGAGTTCTTCGACGCGCTCGACCGGATCGAGAAGAAGACCGACGCCGAGCCGATCTACATGCCCGGCCAGAACTGGTACTTCTTCGACGGCCTCCTTATCGCAGGCGACGCCGACCTGGTGAAGAAGAAGGGCGGCAAGTGGGTCTCCAACCTCTCCGACCTCAAGGTCGGCAAGGCGATGGAGACCTACAAGAAGTACGCCTCCTACTCCCAGGCCCCCAAGGACAAGGACGAGGCCACCCCGCAGCAGGCCGAGGTCTTCGCCAAGGGCAAGACCGGCGCCTTCATCGGCCTGAGCTGGGAGGCGGCCACCGCGATCGAGAACAACAAGAAGATCGAGAAGGACATCGGCTACTTCACCATTCCGGGTGAGACCGCGGGCAAGCCCGAGGGCGTCTTCCTCGGCGGCTCCAACCTGGCGATCGCCGCGGGCAGCGAGAAGCAGGAACTGGCCAAGGAGTTCCTGAAGATCGCGATGTCCGACAAGTTCGAGGGCGCCCTCGCCAAGGAGGGTGGCGTCATCCCGAACAAGGACGCCCTCCAAGGCCGGCTCAAGGGCAATCCCGCGGCCGAGGCCGCTGCCCCGGCCGTCGCCGACGGCGGACTGACCCCGCTCATCCCCGAGTGGGCCGGGGTGGAGAACCCGCCCAACCCGATCAAGACCTATATGACGTCCGTGCTCAAGGGGAAGTCGCACGGAGCGGCTGCCAAGGGTGTCGAGGGCGAGCTGAACAAGAGGCTGTCCCAGAAGCAGTGA
- a CDS encoding carbohydrate ABC transporter permease gives MSVQTGEAPPGEKVPVRPAAVAAAPEGGRSRVKGGMPYLLLLPALALTVVFLGYPLVMNGMLSFQNLNMTQLIQRVTEWTGPSNYTDTLTSETFWRVTLRSVIFTAVNVVLIMVAGILIGLLLARLGTKMRLLLSSGLVLAWAMPPIAATTVYQWLFAQRFGVVNWVLAKIGFSSMADYNWTGTQLSTFFVISLLIVWMSVPFVAINLYAATTTISRELYEAASLDGAGAWKSFKNVTFPFLKPFLMVATFLEVIWIFKAFPQVFAVNQGGPDRLTETLPVYAFVEGVGNQHYGAGAAISVLTILILLALMSYYLRMALRQEDDDEAGELETHTAAGGLR, from the coding sequence ATGTCTGTGCAGACCGGTGAGGCACCGCCGGGTGAGAAGGTGCCGGTCAGGCCCGCGGCGGTTGCCGCGGCACCCGAGGGCGGCCGGAGCAGGGTGAAGGGCGGTATGCCCTACCTGTTGCTGCTTCCCGCGCTCGCGCTCACCGTCGTCTTCCTCGGCTATCCGCTGGTGATGAACGGCATGCTGTCGTTCCAGAACCTCAACATGACGCAGCTGATCCAGCGCGTCACCGAGTGGACCGGGCCCAGCAACTACACCGACACGCTCACCAGCGAGACCTTCTGGCGGGTCACGCTGCGATCGGTGATCTTCACGGCGGTCAACGTCGTACTGATCATGGTGGCCGGCATCCTGATCGGTCTGCTGCTCGCCCGGCTCGGGACGAAGATGCGGCTGCTGCTCTCCAGCGGGCTGGTACTCGCCTGGGCCATGCCCCCCATCGCGGCGACCACCGTCTACCAGTGGCTGTTCGCGCAGCGGTTCGGCGTCGTCAACTGGGTGCTCGCCAAGATCGGGTTCAGCTCCATGGCGGACTACAACTGGACCGGCACCCAGCTGTCCACGTTCTTCGTGATCTCCCTGCTGATCGTGTGGATGTCCGTGCCGTTCGTCGCCATCAACCTCTACGCCGCGACGACGACCATCTCGCGGGAGCTGTACGAGGCGGCGTCGCTGGATGGCGCGGGGGCCTGGAAGAGCTTCAAGAACGTGACGTTCCCCTTTCTGAAGCCCTTCTTGATGGTCGCGACGTTCCTCGAAGTCATCTGGATCTTCAAGGCGTTCCCGCAGGTCTTCGCCGTCAACCAGGGCGGCCCCGACCGGCTGACCGAGACCCTGCCCGTCTACGCCTTCGTCGAGGGCGTCGGCAACCAGCACTACGGCGCCGGCGCGGCGATCTCGGTGCTCACCATCCTCATCCTGCTCGCGCTGATGTCGTACTACCTGCGCATGGCGCTGCGGCAGGAAGACGACGACGAGGCGGGGGAACTTGAGACCCACACCGCCGCTGGAGGGCTGCGATGA
- a CDS encoding YbdD/YjiX family protein yields MNGVLRAGRWVRWYVRELTDESAYDRYVAHVRQHQGPDAAVPSRREFERRRTDAREADPREGFRCC; encoded by the coding sequence GTGAACGGGGTGCTGCGGGCCGGGCGCTGGGTGCGCTGGTACGTGCGCGAGCTGACGGACGAGAGCGCCTACGACCGCTACGTCGCCCATGTCCGGCAGCACCAGGGGCCGGACGCCGCCGTGCCCAGCAGGAGAGAGTTCGAGCGGCGCCGCACGGACGCACGGGAGGCCGATCCGCGCGAGGGCTTCCGCTGCTGCTGA